Proteins from a single region of Xyrauchen texanus isolate HMW12.3.18 chromosome 7, RBS_HiC_50CHRs, whole genome shotgun sequence:
- the si:dkey-197j19.6 gene encoding uncharacterized protein si:dkey-197j19.6 isoform X2 — MSRLLCPLLSTRENGLLCSLLSHDCGILACSVVQLVIADPPQKKEWKIHSFGIVCLVQDKTLHSTFMRLYCLKKAKLVWEQELYTPFEYSEACPYFHTFPGDECRTGLNFADEEEAKQFYNAVQKQISENKAAQSVLTRSYIVGSVSEWKDKLDKCLRGSAMNKSLPVRNTSNILHHNDSEATLAESSPTVASTKSSQFFDSPQTPCSANEDSISLAQRKGPLPPIPSHTRAGMVKVNHTGGEENSDSTFPILSLVPSPPSYPAPKVPTSSAGIKKSASFAPVKDVSPAGMKRFQSFHFNADKEHGSGFDDYL, encoded by the exons ATGTCACGATTACTTTGTCCACTCCTGTCAACTCGTGAGAATGGCCTTCTTTGCAGCTTACTAAGTCATGACTGCGGC ATATTAGCATGCAGTGTTGTCCAGCTGGTTATCGCAGACCCTCCACAGAAAAAAGAGTGGAAAATTCACAGTTTTGGAATTGTATGTCTGGTACAAGATAAAACCCTGCATTCAACATTCATGAGGCTCTATTGTCTTAAG AAGGCCAAATTGGTATGGGAACAGGAGCTGTATACACCGTTTGAGTACTCAGAGGCTTGTCCATACTTCCACACCTTCCCTGGTGAT GAGTGTCGTACAGGACTGAACTTTGCTGATGAGGAGGAGGCAAAGCAGTTCTACAATGCTGTGCAGAAGCAGATCAGTGAAAACAAAG CAGCTCAATCTGTGCTTACACGCAGTTACATTGTGGGGTCAGTCTCTGAATGGAAAGACAAGCTAGACAAATGTCTCAGAGGATCTGCAATGAACAAGAG TCTTCCTGTAAGGAATACATCCAATATCCTGCACCATAATGATTCAGAGGCAACACTTGCAGAAAGCAGTCCCACAGTTGCTAGCACAAAGTCCAGCCAGTTTTTTGACTCACCACAAACTCCCTGCAGTGCTAATGAAGACTCTATCTCCCTCGCCCAAAGAAAGGGGCCCCTCCCACCTATTCCTTCTCATACCAGAGCAGGCATGGTAAAGGTAAATCACACTGGTGGTGAGGAAAACTCTGACTCCACCTTTCCCATTTTATCATTGGTGCCATCTCCTCCCTCCTACCCTGCACCAAAAGTACCAACAAGTTCAGCTGGAATAAAGAAAAGCGCAAGCTTTGCGCCT GTTAAAGATGTCTCCCCAGCTGGAATGAAGCGCTTTCAAAGTTTTCATTTTAACG CTGACAAGGAACATGGGTCTGGCTTTGATGATTACCTTTAA
- the si:dkey-197j19.6 gene encoding uncharacterized protein si:dkey-197j19.6 isoform X1, translated as MSRLLCPLLSTRENGLLCSLLSHDCGILACSVVQLVIADPPQKKEWKIHSFGIVCLVQDKTLHSTFMRLYCLKKAKLVWEQELYTPFEYSEACPYFHTFPGDECRTGLNFADEEEAKQFYNAVQKQISENKAAQSVLTRSYIVGSVSEWKDKLDKCLRGSAMNKSLPVRNTSNILHHNDSEATLAESSPTVASTKSSQFFDSPQTPCSANEDSISLAQRKGPLPPIPSHTRAGMVKVNHTGGEENSDSTFPILSLVPSPPSYPAPKVPTSSAGIKKSASFAPKVKDVSPAGMKRFQSFHFNADKEHGSGFDDYL; from the exons ATGTCACGATTACTTTGTCCACTCCTGTCAACTCGTGAGAATGGCCTTCTTTGCAGCTTACTAAGTCATGACTGCGGC ATATTAGCATGCAGTGTTGTCCAGCTGGTTATCGCAGACCCTCCACAGAAAAAAGAGTGGAAAATTCACAGTTTTGGAATTGTATGTCTGGTACAAGATAAAACCCTGCATTCAACATTCATGAGGCTCTATTGTCTTAAG AAGGCCAAATTGGTATGGGAACAGGAGCTGTATACACCGTTTGAGTACTCAGAGGCTTGTCCATACTTCCACACCTTCCCTGGTGAT GAGTGTCGTACAGGACTGAACTTTGCTGATGAGGAGGAGGCAAAGCAGTTCTACAATGCTGTGCAGAAGCAGATCAGTGAAAACAAAG CAGCTCAATCTGTGCTTACACGCAGTTACATTGTGGGGTCAGTCTCTGAATGGAAAGACAAGCTAGACAAATGTCTCAGAGGATCTGCAATGAACAAGAG TCTTCCTGTAAGGAATACATCCAATATCCTGCACCATAATGATTCAGAGGCAACACTTGCAGAAAGCAGTCCCACAGTTGCTAGCACAAAGTCCAGCCAGTTTTTTGACTCACCACAAACTCCCTGCAGTGCTAATGAAGACTCTATCTCCCTCGCCCAAAGAAAGGGGCCCCTCCCACCTATTCCTTCTCATACCAGAGCAGGCATGGTAAAGGTAAATCACACTGGTGGTGAGGAAAACTCTGACTCCACCTTTCCCATTTTATCATTGGTGCCATCTCCTCCCTCCTACCCTGCACCAAAAGTACCAACAAGTTCAGCTGGAATAAAGAAAAGCGCAAGCTTTGCGCCT AAGGTTAAAGATGTCTCCCCAGCTGGAATGAAGCGCTTTCAAAGTTTTCATTTTAACG CTGACAAGGAACATGGGTCTGGCTTTGATGATTACCTTTAA
- the si:dkey-197j19.6 gene encoding uncharacterized protein si:dkey-197j19.6 isoform X3, giving the protein MSRLLCPLLSTRENGLLCSLLSHDCGILACSVVQLVIADPPQKKEWKIHSFGIVCLVQDKTLHSTFMRLYCLKKAKLVWEQELYTPFEYSEACPYFHTFPGDECRTGLNFADEEEAKQFYNAVQKQISENKAQSVLTRSYIVGSVSEWKDKLDKCLRGSAMNKSLPVRNTSNILHHNDSEATLAESSPTVASTKSSQFFDSPQTPCSANEDSISLAQRKGPLPPIPSHTRAGMVKVNHTGGEENSDSTFPILSLVPSPPSYPAPKVPTSSAGIKKSASFAPKVKDVSPAGMKRFQSFHFNADKEHGSGFDDYL; this is encoded by the exons ATGTCACGATTACTTTGTCCACTCCTGTCAACTCGTGAGAATGGCCTTCTTTGCAGCTTACTAAGTCATGACTGCGGC ATATTAGCATGCAGTGTTGTCCAGCTGGTTATCGCAGACCCTCCACAGAAAAAAGAGTGGAAAATTCACAGTTTTGGAATTGTATGTCTGGTACAAGATAAAACCCTGCATTCAACATTCATGAGGCTCTATTGTCTTAAG AAGGCCAAATTGGTATGGGAACAGGAGCTGTATACACCGTTTGAGTACTCAGAGGCTTGTCCATACTTCCACACCTTCCCTGGTGAT GAGTGTCGTACAGGACTGAACTTTGCTGATGAGGAGGAGGCAAAGCAGTTCTACAATGCTGTGCAGAAGCAGATCAGTGAAAACAAAG CTCAATCTGTGCTTACACGCAGTTACATTGTGGGGTCAGTCTCTGAATGGAAAGACAAGCTAGACAAATGTCTCAGAGGATCTGCAATGAACAAGAG TCTTCCTGTAAGGAATACATCCAATATCCTGCACCATAATGATTCAGAGGCAACACTTGCAGAAAGCAGTCCCACAGTTGCTAGCACAAAGTCCAGCCAGTTTTTTGACTCACCACAAACTCCCTGCAGTGCTAATGAAGACTCTATCTCCCTCGCCCAAAGAAAGGGGCCCCTCCCACCTATTCCTTCTCATACCAGAGCAGGCATGGTAAAGGTAAATCACACTGGTGGTGAGGAAAACTCTGACTCCACCTTTCCCATTTTATCATTGGTGCCATCTCCTCCCTCCTACCCTGCACCAAAAGTACCAACAAGTTCAGCTGGAATAAAGAAAAGCGCAAGCTTTGCGCCT AAGGTTAAAGATGTCTCCCCAGCTGGAATGAAGCGCTTTCAAAGTTTTCATTTTAACG CTGACAAGGAACATGGGTCTGGCTTTGATGATTACCTTTAA